One segment of Rhodopirellula baltica SH 1 DNA contains the following:
- a CDS encoding PVC-type heme-binding CxxCH protein — protein MKRFRFNHFRGEMRADFRSPAVFCCSLLALFIAGGPALIGQERNQSEGVSAEMPVGAAEPVTAAEVYGEGVRSTGHRTPAEEMAGFHLPPDFEIRLFASEPEIAKPLNMAMDSEGSLWVTESVAYPYPVALDEEGPDSIKVLKDTDGDGKADSIRMFADGLNIPMGVLPYGDGCLCFSIPNIWYLRDTDGDGKCDERQIVLGPFDTTRDTHGMINSLRDGGDGWIYACHGFSNQSRVTGTDGHLVTMVSGNTFRFRPDGSRVELHTRGQVNPFGMTRDEWGYWYSADCHSKPISQLVAGACYPSFGLPHDGLGFLPPMMDHLHGSTAISGIHFFPPDSMVVPLRNCFISGNVMTSRLNWNQREFVGATAKGRALPDFLTSDDPWFRPVDIQVDKQGNIYVADFYNKIIGHYEVPLEHPGRDRTSGRIWQVRYTGTAIDGDESTSEEQRLVSKIRMSSDGNADTMSLEQIRGLLMHDNAHIVRMSAECIGRRGDATDVAGLVVTLSEVDEADVVLRQTIRIAIRNLLQFASDDDPFWDSAPDAETTSIMLGLKRNEVVEPILAYLTTAMQVKGEQAANRALFGHAVSLAKPHQLGACVALARQLAGSKTEQAFDWLHLISDAAGFQSASVPTSIRSWAMELIEAEWTELTVADDIPVAWFGSDEKNWSTERRLTHVAASAEERDVFAELVSSFPLGETYTGTIASDWFEAPEQIRFRVAGHNARPGRINPESNFVRLVSAKTGEVLRQVLPPRSDVAQLVVWETHNVVGQLVRIEAVDGDSGTAYAWLAIGDFMPGRLSPTGSSHRWARALDWIERLELIEFEGRLKGLLVDEQFGPLTRLSVAGTVANLSGQAGLSTLAQFVSAEIGQVDLAESIVDATASERWEAVEQLKQLGPHLNASQQRKLALNWIASGADPAVLISVIESGSYAAQVLVDPDVQQAMEPKLDEASRNQVRELTEGIVVDSGRIEKLSQLLASIRNLDGDTVNGKAVFTKHCQTCHQLHGEGSLVGPQLDGAISRSVERLLEDVVLPDRNIDQAFRTQSLLLDDGRVLVGLIASQDDEVIRLTTSDGKTQDVRVDNVEARQASQRSLMPANLSELMTERELVDLMAYLKSSSGN, from the coding sequence ATGAAGCGTTTTCGATTCAATCACTTCCGCGGCGAAATGCGTGCGGATTTTCGTTCTCCAGCGGTCTTCTGCTGTTCGTTGCTGGCTCTTTTTATTGCCGGAGGGCCTGCTTTGATTGGGCAGGAACGGAATCAATCGGAGGGCGTGTCGGCGGAGATGCCAGTTGGTGCTGCCGAACCGGTGACTGCGGCGGAGGTTTACGGTGAAGGGGTTCGGTCGACGGGGCATCGGACTCCCGCCGAAGAGATGGCTGGGTTCCACCTGCCGCCCGACTTCGAAATCAGGCTTTTTGCATCTGAGCCCGAAATTGCCAAGCCGTTGAATATGGCGATGGATTCGGAAGGCAGCTTATGGGTGACCGAAAGTGTTGCTTATCCGTATCCGGTGGCATTGGACGAAGAGGGCCCCGATTCGATCAAGGTGTTGAAAGACACTGACGGTGATGGAAAAGCTGATTCGATCAGGATGTTTGCGGATGGATTGAACATCCCGATGGGAGTGCTGCCTTACGGTGACGGATGCTTGTGTTTCAGCATTCCAAACATTTGGTACCTCCGTGACACCGACGGCGATGGGAAGTGTGATGAGCGACAGATCGTTTTGGGGCCGTTTGACACGACCCGAGACACGCATGGCATGATCAATTCCTTGCGAGACGGTGGTGATGGTTGGATCTATGCCTGTCATGGATTCAGCAATCAAAGCCGAGTTACGGGAACGGATGGGCACCTTGTCACGATGGTTTCAGGCAACACATTCCGGTTCCGTCCCGATGGAAGTCGGGTGGAGTTGCATACTCGCGGGCAAGTCAATCCGTTTGGGATGACGAGGGACGAATGGGGGTATTGGTATTCAGCGGACTGCCACAGCAAACCGATCAGCCAGTTGGTCGCTGGTGCTTGCTACCCTAGTTTTGGTCTGCCACACGATGGGTTGGGTTTTCTGCCGCCGATGATGGACCATTTGCATGGCAGCACCGCGATTTCTGGTATTCATTTTTTTCCACCCGACTCGATGGTCGTTCCACTTCGCAACTGTTTTATCAGTGGCAACGTGATGACTTCACGTTTGAATTGGAACCAACGAGAGTTCGTTGGGGCGACGGCGAAAGGGCGGGCGTTGCCCGATTTTTTGACCAGCGATGACCCTTGGTTTCGGCCAGTGGATATTCAGGTCGACAAACAAGGGAACATTTACGTCGCCGATTTCTACAACAAAATCATTGGCCACTACGAAGTGCCGCTGGAGCATCCAGGGCGAGATCGAACGAGTGGCCGTATCTGGCAAGTTCGTTATACGGGCACCGCAATCGATGGGGATGAATCGACCAGTGAAGAACAGCGGTTGGTCTCTAAAATTCGAATGAGTTCTGATGGCAATGCAGACACCATGTCATTGGAGCAAATTCGTGGGTTGTTGATGCATGACAACGCCCACATCGTGCGGATGTCCGCGGAGTGCATCGGCCGACGCGGGGACGCGACGGACGTGGCAGGATTGGTTGTAACGTTGAGCGAGGTCGATGAGGCGGACGTTGTCTTGCGGCAAACGATCCGCATTGCCATTCGGAATTTGTTGCAGTTCGCCTCTGACGATGATCCGTTTTGGGATTCTGCACCTGACGCAGAGACGACCTCGATCATGCTAGGCCTGAAGCGAAACGAAGTCGTCGAGCCGATCTTGGCCTATCTGACGACAGCGATGCAAGTCAAAGGCGAGCAAGCAGCGAACAGGGCCTTGTTCGGTCACGCGGTATCGTTGGCGAAACCGCATCAGTTGGGTGCCTGCGTCGCGTTGGCCAGGCAGTTGGCAGGTTCCAAAACAGAGCAGGCATTCGATTGGTTGCATCTGATTAGCGACGCGGCCGGTTTTCAATCGGCGAGTGTCCCGACATCCATTCGAAGTTGGGCAATGGAGTTGATCGAAGCCGAATGGACCGAGTTGACCGTCGCTGACGATATTCCGGTCGCATGGTTCGGTTCCGACGAAAAGAATTGGTCCACCGAACGGCGTTTGACTCATGTGGCGGCATCGGCTGAGGAACGCGATGTGTTTGCGGAGCTAGTGAGCAGCTTTCCGCTCGGCGAGACATATACGGGAACGATCGCGAGCGATTGGTTTGAGGCCCCCGAGCAAATCCGATTTCGCGTTGCCGGCCACAATGCTCGGCCAGGACGAATCAATCCAGAATCGAACTTCGTTCGTCTGGTTTCAGCGAAAACGGGAGAGGTGCTTCGACAAGTGTTGCCTCCTCGCTCGGATGTCGCGCAATTGGTCGTTTGGGAGACCCATAACGTGGTTGGCCAGTTGGTTCGAATCGAAGCTGTCGACGGTGACTCGGGCACTGCCTACGCGTGGTTGGCGATCGGTGACTTCATGCCGGGAAGGCTCAGTCCAACTGGATCGTCTCATCGGTGGGCGAGAGCATTGGATTGGATTGAACGACTCGAGTTGATTGAATTCGAGGGTCGCTTGAAGGGACTGCTCGTCGATGAACAATTTGGTCCGCTGACGCGATTGAGTGTCGCCGGCACGGTGGCGAATTTGAGTGGGCAAGCTGGATTGTCGACGCTGGCTCAATTCGTGTCGGCGGAAATCGGACAAGTGGATTTGGCTGAGTCGATCGTTGATGCAACTGCGAGTGAGCGATGGGAGGCAGTTGAGCAGCTGAAGCAACTGGGGCCGCATCTGAATGCATCGCAGCAACGGAAGCTGGCGCTGAACTGGATCGCTAGCGGTGCGGACCCGGCGGTTTTGATTTCCGTGATCGAGTCGGGGTCGTACGCCGCGCAAGTTTTGGTCGATCCAGATGTTCAGCAGGCGATGGAACCGAAGCTGGATGAAGCCTCACGAAATCAGGTGAGGGAGTTGACCGAAGGAATCGTTGTTGACTCTGGGCGCATTGAGAAGTTGAGCCAATTGCTTGCGTCGATTCGAAACCTGGATGGCGACACGGTGAATGGCAAAGCTGTGTTCACCAAACACTGCCAAACTTGTCATCAGCTTCACGGTGAAGGGAGTTTGGTCGGTCCGCAGTTGGACGGAGCGATTTCACGAAGTGTGGAGCGGTTGCTTGAGGACGTCGTGCTGCCGGATCGCAACATTGACCAAGCATTTCGAACGCAGAGTCTGCTATTGGATGACGGTCGTGTTCTAGTTGGTTTGATCGCCAGTCAGGATGACGAGGTGATTCGATTGACCACTTCGGATGGGAAGACCCAAGACGTTCGCGTTGACAACGTGGAAGCTCGGCAGGCATCCCAGCGATCATTGATGCCCGCCAATCTGTCCGAGTTGATGACCGAGCGTGAACTGGTGGACTTGATGGCCTACCTGAAATCGTCGTCCGGAAACTGA
- a CDS encoding ThuA domain-containing protein: MQKFILLAFAAILSPFFVASATHGEDAAASSETKPLQVLLVAGGCCHDYTSQTKILKEGLEERINAKVTVVLSDNTTTRARFDIYESDDWADGYDVVIHDECSADVIEKPYVNRILKQHLDGVPAVNLHCAMHSYRWDDFRQPVKDGADNAGWYEMLGLQSTGHGPKFPIDIKHLDKHPITAGMEDWTTINEELYNNIRVFDGASALIQGVQETPPNKKQLKQDPNAKAKEATAVVAWTNEYGPNKTRIFSTSLGHQNETVADTRYMDLVSRGVLWAAGQLDETTASAE; the protein is encoded by the coding sequence ATGCAAAAGTTCATCCTTCTCGCGTTTGCCGCCATCCTGTCTCCCTTCTTCGTTGCGAGTGCGACTCATGGAGAAGATGCCGCAGCTTCATCCGAAACGAAGCCGCTTCAGGTGCTACTCGTTGCCGGCGGTTGCTGCCACGACTACACCAGCCAAACAAAGATTCTGAAGGAGGGATTGGAAGAGCGAATCAATGCCAAGGTCACCGTTGTGCTGAGTGACAACACGACCACCCGAGCACGATTCGACATTTACGAGTCCGACGATTGGGCAGATGGCTATGACGTCGTGATTCACGATGAGTGCTCAGCGGACGTCATCGAAAAGCCGTATGTGAATCGAATTTTGAAACAGCACCTCGATGGCGTGCCCGCCGTGAATCTCCACTGCGCCATGCACAGCTATCGCTGGGACGACTTCCGCCAACCTGTCAAAGACGGAGCCGACAATGCGGGTTGGTACGAGATGCTTGGTTTGCAGTCGACCGGTCACGGCCCCAAATTTCCAATCGATATCAAACACTTGGACAAACATCCAATCACCGCAGGCATGGAAGATTGGACAACCATCAACGAAGAACTTTACAACAACATTCGCGTGTTTGATGGTGCCTCGGCATTGATCCAAGGCGTCCAAGAGACTCCACCGAACAAGAAACAACTGAAGCAAGATCCCAACGCAAAAGCAAAAGAAGCCACTGCCGTCGTTGCTTGGACCAACGAATACGGTCCCAATAAAACGCGAATTTTCAGCACCTCGCTTGGGCACCAAAACGAAACCGTCGCCGACACTCGTTACATGGACCTCGTTTCGCGTGGTGTGCTTTGGGCGGCTGGACAGCTCGACGAAACCACCGCATCAGCCGAGTGA
- a CDS encoding alkaline phosphatase D family protein, with protein MMLSRLALVILASLVCSSAVQAQRYFLGQGVMSGEVTSTSVLLQTRLTAREGLDESGDLPGRAGRVRFEWSTAPDFRSSQTSDQLIAEPGHDFIVRHLVTSLTPGTRYYYRALVSVATEERPFEPIGQFQTLPAEDSEADVEFLVFSCMNYNKFLHGKKAKSSGPLTATEEDKRLGYPALVHMKKHSPAFFVGTGDIVYYDNPYRNAETLTQLRQCWHEQFRFPRLIDFLKEVPGYWSKDDHDFRFNDSDHDKDRLPLPNTGIQVFREQLPIVPADDQDSPTYRTFRVNQHLQIWLTEGRDYRSPNRMKDGPEKTLWGDEQKQWLKSTLKASDAKWKLLISPTPLIGPDDAYKKDNHANLKGFRHEANEFFEWLDANEIDHFMTMCGDRHWQYHSIHPSGIQEFACGALNDENSRMGVPPGSRRGTDPEALIEQPFISPEPSGGFLSVTAGEDLLVEFYNDEGKLLYEARP; from the coding sequence ATGATGCTATCACGTCTTGCTCTGGTCATCCTAGCGTCGCTTGTCTGCTCATCTGCGGTTCAAGCACAACGGTATTTCCTAGGCCAAGGCGTGATGTCCGGTGAAGTCACCTCGACTAGCGTGTTGCTGCAAACGAGACTGACCGCGAGAGAAGGGTTGGACGAATCCGGCGACTTGCCGGGTCGCGCAGGAAGAGTACGTTTCGAATGGTCCACCGCCCCAGATTTTCGATCGTCGCAAACGAGCGACCAGTTGATCGCGGAACCTGGCCACGATTTCATCGTTCGCCACCTGGTCACGTCGCTCACTCCCGGAACGCGTTACTACTATCGAGCATTGGTTTCCGTCGCGACCGAGGAACGCCCGTTCGAACCAATCGGGCAATTCCAAACGCTCCCGGCCGAAGACTCCGAGGCCGATGTCGAGTTCCTGGTTTTCAGTTGCATGAACTACAACAAGTTCCTGCACGGCAAGAAAGCCAAGTCATCCGGGCCACTGACTGCCACGGAAGAGGACAAGCGACTGGGTTATCCGGCGTTGGTCCATATGAAAAAACATTCGCCAGCTTTCTTCGTTGGTACCGGCGACATCGTTTACTACGACAATCCCTATCGAAATGCGGAAACCTTGACGCAGCTTCGACAATGCTGGCACGAACAGTTCCGTTTCCCTCGCCTGATCGATTTCCTGAAAGAAGTCCCGGGGTATTGGTCCAAAGATGACCATGACTTTCGATTCAACGATTCGGACCACGACAAGGATCGTCTGCCGCTTCCCAACACCGGAATTCAAGTCTTTCGAGAACAACTGCCCATCGTTCCCGCGGACGATCAGGATTCACCAACCTATCGCACTTTTCGTGTCAACCAACACCTTCAAATTTGGTTGACGGAAGGTCGTGACTACCGATCACCCAATCGCATGAAGGATGGACCGGAGAAGACACTGTGGGGCGACGAGCAAAAGCAATGGCTCAAGAGCACACTGAAAGCAAGTGACGCGAAATGGAAGTTGTTGATCTCGCCCACTCCTTTGATCGGCCCTGACGATGCCTACAAAAAAGACAACCACGCCAATTTGAAGGGATTTCGGCACGAAGCGAATGAGTTCTTTGAGTGGTTGGACGCCAATGAAATCGATCACTTCATGACGATGTGTGGCGACCGACACTGGCAGTACCACAGCATTCATCCGTCGGGCATTCAAGAGTTTGCTTGCGGCGCCTTGAATGACGAAAACTCTCGAATGGGCGTGCCGCCTGGGTCACGGCGAGGCACCGACCCTGAAGCTTTGATCGAACAGCCATTCATCTCGCCGGAACCCAGCGGAGGCTTCCTATCGGTCACTGCGGGCGAGGATCTGTTAGTCGAGTTTTACAACGACGAGGGCAAACTTCTCTACGAAGCCCGCCCCTAA
- a CDS encoding alpha-L-fucosidase has translation MSCSMKFRTTLMSMLACITLQTAVAQDQTKPHPATLPHPQVEPALKNIHATIAEGPFEADWNSLEKYEIPQWYKDAKFGIFIHWGAYSVPAYGSEWYPRQMYIDRDRRGDNFFQHHIDTYGPQKTFGYKDFIPQFKAEKFDAKAWAQLFKDTGARYVIPVAEHHDGFPMYDCAFTRWDASEMGPKRDVIQELSEAVRAKGMKFGVSSHRAFNWMFYVRDESFDNADPQYADLYGRPMPFLFEENAWDYQHNFTPQDDQFKDDWLARSCELVDKYKPDVFWFDFGITPKHGDSTHENNTYAEHLQKFAAYYYNKTSAKDSDLGIINYKFNAFPESAAVLDKERSKMAEIRKPFWQTDTAVSSSSWGYTENQRYKTPERLVNDLVDIVSKNGCLLLNVGPRADGTIPEEDQAILKAIGDWLKVNGEAIYDTTYWKTFGEGPTSVSTGHVSESKDKPFTSEDLRFTTRDNVLYVHGLKWPENNEITVKTLAQGSDLYPEEIRTIQLLGFDRELSWERDASGVTVSLPKDKASKFAYVLKVTQ, from the coding sequence ATGAGCTGCAGCATGAAATTCCGGACGACACTGATGTCCATGTTGGCGTGTATCACACTCCAAACCGCCGTGGCACAAGACCAAACCAAACCTCACCCGGCGACATTGCCTCACCCACAGGTCGAGCCAGCCCTGAAGAATATTCACGCGACCATCGCCGAGGGTCCCTTCGAGGCCGACTGGAATTCGCTGGAGAAGTACGAGATCCCGCAGTGGTACAAGGATGCAAAATTCGGCATCTTCATTCACTGGGGAGCCTACAGCGTTCCTGCGTATGGCAGTGAGTGGTACCCACGGCAGATGTACATCGATCGTGACCGCCGAGGCGACAATTTTTTCCAGCATCACATCGACACCTACGGCCCGCAAAAAACGTTTGGCTACAAAGACTTCATCCCGCAGTTCAAAGCGGAAAAATTTGACGCGAAAGCGTGGGCCCAGCTTTTCAAAGATACCGGGGCTCGCTACGTCATCCCGGTTGCCGAGCACCACGATGGATTCCCAATGTACGACTGTGCGTTCACCCGCTGGGACGCATCCGAGATGGGGCCTAAACGTGATGTGATCCAAGAACTATCCGAAGCTGTTCGTGCAAAAGGCATGAAGTTCGGCGTTAGCAGCCACCGAGCATTCAACTGGATGTTCTACGTGCGTGACGAATCGTTCGACAATGCGGACCCGCAGTACGCTGACCTCTATGGCCGTCCAATGCCTTTCCTGTTTGAGGAGAATGCGTGGGATTACCAACACAACTTCACACCGCAAGACGACCAATTCAAAGACGATTGGTTGGCTCGTTCCTGCGAGTTGGTAGACAAGTACAAACCAGATGTGTTTTGGTTCGACTTCGGAATCACCCCAAAACATGGCGACTCGACTCACGAGAACAACACGTACGCCGAACACCTGCAGAAATTCGCAGCCTACTACTACAACAAAACGTCCGCCAAAGACTCCGACCTCGGCATCATCAACTACAAATTCAACGCGTTCCCCGAATCCGCCGCGGTTTTGGACAAAGAACGCTCCAAGATGGCGGAAATCCGCAAGCCTTTTTGGCAAACCGATACGGCGGTGAGTTCCAGTTCATGGGGCTATACCGAGAACCAACGCTACAAAACTCCTGAGCGATTGGTGAACGACCTCGTCGATATCGTTAGTAAAAATGGTTGCCTGCTATTGAACGTGGGACCTCGCGCTGACGGAACCATTCCCGAAGAAGACCAAGCCATCCTGAAGGCAATCGGTGATTGGTTAAAGGTCAACGGCGAGGCGATCTACGACACGACCTATTGGAAGACTTTTGGTGAAGGACCAACATCGGTTTCGACAGGCCACGTTTCCGAATCCAAAGACAAACCTTTCACATCGGAAGACCTTCGGTTCACCACTCGCGACAACGTCCTGTACGTCCATGGCTTGAAGTGGCCCGAAAACAACGAGATCACGGTCAAGACATTGGCTCAGGGCAGCGATCTGTATCCGGAAGAGATCAGAACCATCCAATTGCTCGGGTTCGACAGGGAACTGAGTTGGGAACGAGACGCGTCAGGTGTGACCGTTTCGCTTCCAAAGGACAAAGCGTCGAAGTTTGCTTACGTCCTGAAGGTCACCCAATGA
- a CDS encoding aldo/keto reductase, with protein sequence MPTIRNTLPPIIFGTSALGNLYQAVDRDTKRSIVSEWFEHCDGVVAADSAGKYGAGLALESMADALRSLNVAPDQILISNKLGWRRVALTTPEPTFEPGAWVGLKHDAVQDISYDGILRCWEQGCELLAPYRPQLVSVHDPDEYLAAATDENDRQRRWEDILGAYQALSELRDRGDVLAIGVGSKDWRVSEELARAFPLDWVMLATSLTIRTHPESLLDFVEAMRLQGVSVINSAVFHAGFLTGGDYYDYRKVTGESVEDQELISWRQRFHDHCKRHGVRPAEACVAFGMSPPGVVATALNSSKPDRIAQNVQLVSAKPPAEFWTSMKQDGLIDTSYPYV encoded by the coding sequence GTGCCAACCATTCGCAATACGCTGCCGCCAATCATCTTTGGCACCAGTGCATTGGGCAATCTTTACCAAGCGGTCGACCGCGATACCAAGCGGTCCATCGTTTCGGAATGGTTTGAACATTGCGACGGTGTGGTTGCCGCAGATTCAGCCGGCAAGTACGGCGCGGGTTTGGCTTTGGAAAGCATGGCGGATGCATTGCGTTCATTGAACGTTGCTCCGGATCAAATTCTGATCAGCAACAAACTTGGTTGGCGGCGGGTGGCTTTGACGACGCCGGAACCAACCTTCGAACCCGGTGCCTGGGTTGGGCTCAAACACGATGCGGTCCAGGACATCAGCTACGACGGCATTTTGAGATGCTGGGAACAGGGTTGCGAGCTACTCGCTCCCTACCGACCGCAATTGGTATCGGTCCACGACCCGGACGAATACCTGGCCGCCGCGACCGACGAAAACGATCGCCAACGACGCTGGGAAGACATCCTGGGTGCCTACCAAGCGTTGAGTGAACTACGTGATCGCGGTGATGTCTTGGCGATAGGCGTTGGTTCAAAGGACTGGCGTGTGTCCGAAGAACTCGCACGAGCCTTTCCCTTGGACTGGGTGATGCTCGCGACCAGCCTCACCATTCGGACTCATCCAGAATCCTTGCTGGACTTCGTTGAAGCGATGCGTCTTCAAGGTGTCAGTGTGATCAACTCAGCCGTCTTTCATGCCGGCTTTTTAACCGGTGGTGACTACTACGATTATCGAAAAGTCACCGGCGAAAGCGTCGAGGATCAGGAGCTGATTTCTTGGCGACAACGATTCCATGATCACTGCAAGCGACATGGCGTTCGGCCAGCCGAAGCGTGCGTCGCCTTCGGCATGTCACCACCTGGTGTCGTGGCGACCGCTTTGAACAGCAGCAAACCAGATCGGATCGCTCAGAATGTTCAACTGGTTTCGGCCAAGCCTCCTGCTGAGTTTTGGACATCGATGAAACAAGACGGTTTGATCGACACGTCTTACCCATACGTCTGA
- the fucP gene encoding L-fucose:H+ symporter permease has translation MAEPIVAEPQSEAEVVPKSYLVAFVLTTFCFALWGFANDITNPLVEAFGRIFNQSTFASSFVQFAFYGGYCFMALPAALFIKRFSYKTGLLVGLALYALGGLAFIPAASVGEFMPFLIAFFVMTCGLSFLETSANPYILSMGPASTATQRLNLAQSFNPLGSIVGILTAKYAILSNINPLDGPERAELPIEEFEAMKFSDLAIVRGPYVAIGLVIATMFVLILVKKMPRNQDSDRSLDIGGTLSRLFANARYVGGVIAQAFYVGAQIMCWTFTAQYGKDVFVAEGMSAGDGATAASSFTLYSMVLFAVSRFVCTFLLKYVRPGALLMVLALGAMALLVPVIFIGGKVGLWSLVGVSGCMSLMFPTIYGIALDRVGDDAKLGAAGLVMAIAGGSVMPPLQGYLIDTWSLNFSFVLPLICFLVIAIYGLFTSKPQAPLAAPAA, from the coding sequence ATGGCTGAACCAATCGTCGCTGAACCACAATCCGAGGCTGAAGTGGTTCCCAAGAGTTACTTGGTCGCGTTTGTTCTGACGACGTTCTGTTTTGCCCTGTGGGGATTTGCCAACGACATCACCAACCCCTTGGTGGAAGCGTTTGGACGAATTTTCAATCAAAGCACCTTTGCAAGCTCCTTCGTGCAGTTCGCCTTCTACGGTGGTTACTGCTTCATGGCGTTGCCCGCCGCACTGTTCATCAAGCGATTTTCGTACAAAACCGGCCTGCTCGTTGGGCTGGCGTTGTATGCACTGGGAGGATTGGCATTCATTCCCGCCGCCAGTGTTGGCGAGTTCATGCCATTCTTGATCGCATTCTTCGTGATGACCTGTGGCCTGAGTTTTCTGGAAACCAGTGCCAACCCCTACATCCTTTCAATGGGCCCCGCCTCAACCGCGACCCAACGCCTGAACTTGGCTCAGTCGTTCAATCCACTTGGATCGATCGTTGGCATCCTCACCGCCAAATACGCCATCCTTTCGAACATCAATCCTTTGGACGGTCCCGAAAGAGCGGAACTGCCAATTGAAGAATTCGAAGCGATGAAGTTCTCGGACCTAGCCATTGTTCGCGGCCCGTACGTGGCAATTGGATTGGTGATCGCCACCATGTTCGTATTGATCCTGGTCAAGAAGATGCCACGCAATCAAGACTCGGACCGGTCACTCGATATTGGAGGAACACTCAGCCGGTTATTTGCGAATGCTCGCTATGTGGGTGGAGTGATTGCACAGGCGTTCTATGTCGGCGCTCAAATCATGTGTTGGACGTTCACCGCGCAATACGGCAAAGACGTCTTCGTGGCCGAAGGCATGTCCGCCGGAGACGGTGCGACGGCGGCATCCTCTTTCACGCTGTATTCGATGGTGTTGTTCGCCGTCTCCCGATTTGTCTGCACGTTCCTGCTGAAATACGTTCGTCCGGGCGCGTTGTTGATGGTTTTGGCTCTCGGCGCAATGGCATTGCTGGTTCCCGTCATTTTCATTGGGGGCAAAGTGGGCCTGTGGTCTCTCGTCGGCGTCTCGGGTTGCATGTCTTTGATGTTCCCGACCATCTATGGCATCGCCCTAGATCGAGTCGGTGACGACGCCAAATTGGGTGCCGCGGGGTTGGTGATGGCAATCGCCGGCGGATCCGTCATGCCGCCGCTGCAGGGCTACTTGATCGACACATGGTCGCTCAACTTTTCCTTCGTTTTGCCGCTGATTTGTTTCTTGGTGATCGCGATTTACGGCTTGTTCACTTCCAAGCCACAGGCTCCTCTGGCCGCTCCGGCTGCCTGA
- the ylqF gene encoding ribosome biogenesis GTPase YlqF: MSIQWFPGHMHKARLEIQAALPKVDVVMEIIDARIPYSSENPMLADIRGDKACLKVLTKSDLADPHRTEEWLDALNSSSSTRARSVTTDDVPTIRRLKSALIGMCPHRKGRSINAMVMGIPNVGKSTIINFLAGRKVAKTGNTPAVTQHQQRVDIGDGVILWDTPGMLWPKVHNVSSGYRLALIGSIKDTAMDYTDVGFFAARYFMEQYPDRLASRFDLESVADTEMAVIEDIGRRRGCLGRNNRVDLERASRILIQEYRTGGLGRLTLETPATMQRERILTQKAMVEAEEAARLKDEKRKKRFKNKQKAQRKSREMDASRRDRRQ, encoded by the coding sequence ATGTCGATTCAATGGTTCCCCGGCCACATGCACAAAGCTCGGCTGGAAATCCAGGCTGCGTTGCCAAAAGTGGATGTGGTGATGGAGATCATCGACGCTCGGATTCCTTATTCGAGCGAGAATCCGATGTTGGCCGACATTCGCGGTGACAAAGCCTGCTTGAAAGTCCTGACCAAATCCGATTTGGCCGATCCACACCGGACTGAAGAATGGTTGGACGCGTTGAACAGTTCCAGCTCCACGCGGGCTCGCTCGGTAACGACCGACGACGTGCCAACCATACGCCGATTGAAATCCGCTCTGATCGGCATGTGCCCTCATCGAAAAGGTCGATCCATCAATGCGATGGTGATGGGAATTCCCAATGTCGGCAAATCAACCATCATCAACTTTCTGGCCGGTCGCAAAGTCGCCAAAACCGGCAACACGCCCGCGGTGACCCAGCATCAACAGCGTGTTGACATCGGCGATGGAGTGATCCTGTGGGACACACCCGGAATGCTTTGGCCAAAGGTCCACAACGTTAGCAGCGGCTATCGATTGGCATTGATCGGATCCATCAAAGACACCGCGATGGACTACACCGACGTCGGCTTTTTTGCCGCTCGGTATTTCATGGAACAGTATCCCGATCGATTGGCCAGCCGTTTTGATCTCGAGTCGGTTGCTGACACCGAAATGGCGGTCATTGAAGACATCGGCCGCCGCCGGGGCTGCCTGGGCCGGAACAACCGAGTCGATCTGGAACGAGCCTCTCGAATCCTGATTCAGGAATACCGCACCGGCGGCTTGGGCCGGCTCACGCTCGAGACACCTGCGACGATGCAACGAGAACGCATCCTCACGCAAAAGGCGATGGTCGAAGCCGAAGAAGCCGCTCGCTTGAAAGACGAGAAACGCAAGAAGCGATTCAAGAACAAGCAAAAGGCCCAACGCAAATCTCGCGAGATGGATGCTTCGCGTCGCGACCGCCGCCAGTAA